In Phycisphaerae bacterium, a single window of DNA contains:
- the rlmN gene encoding 23S rRNA (adenine(2503)-C(2))-methyltransferase RlmN, producing the protein MTSNHRKQHLLGTPLTGFATFCAEQKWPVYRARQVYQWVFDRGVTDFEAMTNLAKTERAKLAASWTILTGKELRRQESEDGTTKLLLEWTDGATSECVFIPDETRRTACISSQIGCPVGCTFCASGMGGLQRQLTAGEIVEQAARIRALCRQPPEDRRFGEDTRLSNIVIMGIGEPLANYENVLQAVRMINADWGMNIGARKITLSTVGLPKQIRRLAEEDLQINLAISLHAPTDSLRRRLIPWANRVSVDELVSAANFYFEKTGREVTIEYLLLGDVNDRPRHAADLASLCRRMRCNVNLIRYNPVAGLGFERPTSAAAHHFVEQLRARGINAHVRKSRGCDIDAACGQLRRTHRGPGSPGAVDKPASPGSNMTAPDGAIE; encoded by the coding sequence ATGACTTCTAATCATCGCAAGCAGCATCTCCTGGGGACACCGCTGACCGGCTTTGCGACGTTCTGCGCGGAGCAGAAATGGCCGGTCTACAGGGCTCGGCAGGTCTACCAGTGGGTTTTCGATCGCGGCGTGACCGATTTCGAGGCCATGACCAACCTCGCCAAGACCGAACGGGCCAAACTGGCCGCGAGCTGGACCATACTGACCGGCAAGGAATTGCGACGCCAGGAATCAGAGGACGGGACAACGAAACTTCTGCTGGAGTGGACGGACGGGGCGACCAGCGAATGCGTGTTCATCCCCGACGAAACACGCCGAACGGCCTGCATCTCAAGCCAGATCGGCTGCCCGGTCGGATGCACGTTCTGTGCCAGCGGGATGGGCGGGCTCCAGCGACAACTGACCGCCGGCGAGATCGTCGAACAGGCTGCGCGGATTCGGGCTCTCTGCCGGCAGCCCCCCGAAGATCGTCGTTTCGGCGAAGACACGCGGCTCAGCAACATCGTGATCATGGGCATCGGCGAGCCGCTGGCAAACTACGAGAACGTCCTCCAGGCCGTCCGCATGATCAACGCCGATTGGGGCATGAATATCGGGGCACGCAAGATCACCCTCAGCACCGTCGGCCTGCCCAAGCAGATACGGCGGCTCGCGGAGGAAGACCTGCAGATCAACCTGGCGATCTCGCTGCACGCTCCCACCGACTCCCTCCGGCGCAGGCTCATTCCCTGGGCCAATCGGGTCTCGGTCGACGAACTCGTGTCCGCGGCGAACTTCTATTTCGAGAAAACCGGACGTGAGGTCACGATCGAGTATCTGCTGCTCGGCGACGTCAACGACCGGCCCCGACACGCCGCCGACCTGGCAAGCCTGTGCCGGCGAATGCGATGCAATGTCAACCTGATCCGATATAACCCCGTCGCGGGATTGGGGTTTGAACGACCGACCTCGGCGGCAGCCCATCATTTCGTCGAGCAACTGCGGGCACGCGGCATCAATGCGCACGTCCGCAAGAGCCGGGGGTGCGACATCGACGCGGCCTGCGGGCAGCTTCGGCGCACGCACCGCGGTCCCGGGTCGCCCGGCGCTGTTGACAAACCCGCCTCGCCCGGTTCAAACATGACGGCCCCCGACGGGGCAATTGAGTGA